A window of the Sabethes cyaneus chromosome 1, idSabCyanKW18_F2, whole genome shotgun sequence genome harbors these coding sequences:
- the LOC128745167 gene encoding synaptic vesicle glycoprotein 2B-like, with amino-acid sequence MVHQIESGGGQVFTVDEFSGGTKDSAKCETPKSYSFDEAIDLVGFGRTSWQVFLASALIMLAVLNETMGISILIPAAHCDLSLSATDKGMLTGVSFAGVILTSHLWGYIADTKGRKNVIILSLALTTLCSLVSSMAGDFVTMAVLRLLVGMCISAPSATIYAYLGEFTKTQKRTIMISFASIAVGLSYIFTGALGWLVLSFDWRLDLWNVVEFRPWRLLIILYTLPGAIGALWMAFLPESPKFHLSQGQDDKALEILRAMYLESHPSAGVDDFPVKRITPEISAEDVVGSRKDALAVLRNMWDQTVPLFQRPNLLYFVVCCSLQFGMFFVSAGMGLWYPEIVNRVTSVGEDDTEAICDVLEGTNDPDEDFIFYSKEDCNDQMTQDVFIYVIALGSIYTFLYLIMSAVLQKINRGHILVFNLLMSGISGMLLVLIDDPYFVLALFCSFMVFAGISISLINGAAVSLFPTNVRAMAVCLSLMMGRLGSVAGTNLIGLIIDRNCNLTFILFAGCSLICALLTLILPSR; translated from the exons ATGGTGCATCAGATTGAAAGTGGTGGTGGACAAGTGTTCACCGTAGATGAGTTCAGTGGTGGCACAAAAGATTCGGCAAAATGTGAAACACCCAAAAGTTACTCCTTTGATGAAGCAATCGATTTAGTCG GGTTTGGCCGAACCAGCTGGCAGGTGTTCCTGGCGTCGGCCCTAATTATGCTGGCCGTTCTGAACGAAACGATGGGCATTTCGATACTGATCCCGGCAGCCCACTGTGATCTGAGTTTGTCCGCCACCGACAAGGGCATGCTAACGGGGGTGAGCTTCGCAG GTGTCATCCTAACGTCACACCTGTGGGGTTACATAGCGGACACTAAAGGGCGCAAAAATGTGATCATCCTGTCGCTGGCACTCACCACGCTATGCTCGCTGGTGTCAAGTATGGCAGGCGATTTTGTCACGATGGCGGTACTGCGATTACTGGTCGGAATGTG CATCTCGGCCCCCTCGGCGACCATCTACGCATACCTGGGTGAGTTTACGAAAACACAAAAGCGCACCATAATGATCTCGTTTGCCAGTATCGCCGTTGGATTGTCGTACATCTTCACCGGTG CACTCGGATGGTTGGTGCTATCGTTCGACTGGCGGCTTGACCTCTGGAACGTCGTAGAGTTTCGACCGTGGCGGCTGTTGATCATTCTATACACACTTCCCGGAGCGATCGGAGCCCTCTGGATGGCCTTCTTACCGGAAAGTCCAAAGTTCCACCTATCGCAGGGCCAGGACGACAAGGCGTTAGAAATTCTTCGTGCGATGTACCTGGAGAGCCATCCGTCTGCCGGTGTGGATGATTTCCCTGTTAAACGAATTACTCCGGAAATTAGCGCAGAGGACGTCGTTGGATCGCGAAAAGATGCCCTAGCGGTCTTGCGCAATATGTGGGACCAAACGGTGCCGCTGTTTCAGCGACCGAATCTGCTTTACTTTGTTGTGTGTTGCAGCCTGCAGTTTGGGATGTTTTTTGT CTCCGCTGGTATGGGTCTCTGGTATCCGGAGATCGTTAATCGAGTGACTTCGGTTGGAGAGGATGATACGGAAGCAATTTGTGATGTTCTGGAAGGAACGAATGATCCGGATGAGGATTTCATCTTTTACAGTAAGGAGGACTGCAACGATCAGATGACGCAGGATGTCTTTATTTACGTGATCGCTCTGGGATCGATCTACACCTTTTTGTATCTGATAATGTCCGCTGTACTGCAGAAGATTAATCGGGGACACATATTGGTTTTCAATCTTTTGATGTCTGGAATCTCTGGGATGTTGTTGGTGCTCATTGATGATCCTTACTTTGTGCTGGCGCTGTTCTGTTCGTTCATGGTTTTTGCCGGAATCTCTATTTCGCTCATCAATGGGGCAGCCGTTTCGTTGTTTCCTACGAACGTACGAGCGATGGCCGTCTGCTTAAGTTTAATGATGGGTCGCCTCGGAAGTGTCGCTGGTACCAACCTAATCGGATTGATCATAGACCGTAATTGTAATTTAACGTTTATCCTATTTGCTGGATGTTCCTTAATTTGTGCTTTGCTGACACTGATTCTTCCGAGTCGGTGA
- the LOC128737398 gene encoding synaptic vesicle glycoprotein 2B-like — translation MLSSDSSVAVRFDEALDLVGFGRAQLELTLLCCVIVMSNICETMGISVILPAARCDLGLAAGNQGILNGSTFLGIVMFSYFSGYLSDTRGRKKIMQWSLFLTAACAVASSLTNDFVSLLTLRVLAGVCASAPSATVYAYLGEFCTSSKRAQMIAFTAIFAMATMVYIALTGWWILSYDWSWSITSYYHFRPWRLLFIVYTLPGVAAALLLQLFPESPKFFVAQGKVDSALTVLQHCYRKNKGSLEGFSVSALQSEESFSGIKLGVFHSLWQQTAPLFKWPLLLYFSVCCLQQISAFAIYGGLGLWYPQIMNEVSSGGSDLNMCWIVESGSPANVSQSEDQNNGCSTHISTETFVYIIVQGIVGAGYSLLITLLLGKINQRLMLVANFLIAAIAGITLQFVTNRYLIVVLFCTEVVLGGLSMVLVNTLAVSIFPTYVRAMAISLSMMMARLSSFTFSSIVGFVMETNCVATMYVFSAILVFGASLTVFLPR, via the exons ATGTTATCGTCCGATTCTAGTGTCGCGGTTCGTTTCGATGAAGCCCTAGATTTGGTTGGCTTTGGCAGGGCTCAGCTGGAGCTGACTCTGCTGTGCTGCGTGATCGTGATGTCGAATATTTGCGAGACAATGGGCATAAGCGTTATCCTCCCAGCAGCCAGGTGCGATCTCGGACTTGCGGCCGGTAATCAGGGTATTTTAAATGGTTCAACGTTTCTTGGAATAGTTATGTTCTCTTACTTTTCCGGCTACCTATCCGATACGCGTGGTCGAAAGAAGATAATGCAGTGGTCACTGTTTCTGACGGCAGCTTGTGCGGTGGCCTCTAGTTTGACCAACGACTTTGTATCACTTTTGACTTTGCGTGTGCTGGCGGGAGTTTG TGCATCGGCTCCCTCTGCAACGGTTTACGCCTATTTGGGAGAGTTTTGCACATCGTCGAAACGAGCCCAGATGATTGCATTCACAGCTATCTTCGCTATGGCAACGATGGTCTACATCGCAC TCACTGGATGGTGGATATTGTCGTACGATTGGAGCTGGTCGATAACCTCCTATTATCACTTCCGACCGTGGCGTCTATTGTTTATTGTGTACACACTACCAGGAGTGGCGGCTGCACTTTTGTTGCAACTTTTTCCGGAAAGTCCCAAGTTTTTCGTTGCTCAAGGCAAGGTCGACAGTGCACTGACCGTACTGCAGCATTGCTACCGAAAAAATAAAGGATCCTTGGAGGGGTTCTCAGTTTCGGCTCTACAATCAGAAGAAAGTTTTAGTGGAATTAAACTGGGAGTATTCCATTCGTTGTGGCAGCAGACTGCTCCACTGTTCAAATGGCCTTTGCTGCTTTACTTCAGCGTATGTTGCCTGCAGCAAATCAGTGCTTTCGCAAT ATATGGAGGACTTGGTTTGTGGTATCCACAAATAATGAATGAGGTTAGCTCGGGCGGGTCTGATCTCAATATGTGCTGGATCGTGGAAAGTGGCAGTCCTGCCAATGTTTCTCAGAGTGAAGATCAAAACAATGGTTGTTCTACCCACATCAGCACTGAGACGTTCGTCTACATAATCGTACAGGGAATCGTCGGAGCCGGTTACTCTTTGCTAATAACGCTTCTTCTGGGGAAAATTAACCAACGATTGATGCTGGTAGCAAACTTTCTGATAGCTGCCATCGCTGGAATAACCCTGCAGTTTGTGACCAATCGTTATCTAATTGTTGTCCTGTTTTGCACCGAAGTGGTACTGGGTGGCCTATCGATGGTACTGGTGAATACGTTAGCCGTTTCGATATTTCCCACCTATGTTCGGGCGATGGCCATTTCGCTTAGCATGATGATGGCTAGACTAAGCAGCTTTACATTCAGTAGCATAGTCGGGTTTGTGATGGAAACGAACTGCGTGGCAACGATGTATGTCTTTTCGGCCATCCTGGTGTTCGGGGCTTCGTTGACGGTGTTTCTACCAAGGTAG